One window of the Rhizobiaceae bacterium genome contains the following:
- a CDS encoding DUF935 domain-containing protein, translated as MARTPVIIDQYGNPVRPTQRPLARAEFAAPTSGGFRPVWSETVLTGLDPVGMAEVLRQAARGYPDRFFILAEEMEERDMHYRSVLSTRKLAITGVEPMVVAASEDARDQKIAEAVREIVEAPQFTDDYLSDLLDALSKGYSLVETIWDRQGAEWWPMAYKWRDPRHFVIDQVDGRTLRMKDGMSMSGVDLPPFVFSIHRPKLKSGLPVRGGLARLAAWAFLFKSYTLKDWMAFLEVYGMPLRVGKFGRGSSLDDRRVLLEAVRDISTDAAAIIPKEMEIEFVEVSGGTGNGLFSAKAEYLDKQVSKGVLGQTMSTDDGASLSQAQVHENVRHDIARADARQLAATANRDLIRPFVDFNFGPQEKYPTLVIPITEAEDIKALSEVIAKLVPLGLELSMPKTRERLGFEDPDEDDVLLKAPAAPKPTVNDPDDGDDGEADPKKRAGKKKPKPGEEDAATARLQPRCPHCGGFHAIAAEEAGERDELDLLVEEALSDWQTDLAPMFDPIRDVIMRSSSYDELIAGLDRLPPAATAAARTAIVERVAMLMMKARGLGDTGKGR; from the coding sequence ATGGCGCGCACTCCCGTCATCATCGACCAGTACGGCAATCCGGTCAGGCCGACGCAACGGCCCCTGGCGCGCGCCGAGTTCGCCGCGCCGACCTCGGGCGGCTTCCGGCCTGTCTGGAGCGAGACGGTGCTCACCGGCCTCGATCCGGTCGGCATGGCCGAGGTGCTGCGGCAGGCGGCGCGCGGCTATCCCGACCGCTTCTTCATCCTCGCCGAGGAGATGGAGGAGCGCGACATGCACTATCGCTCCGTGCTCTCGACGCGGAAGCTGGCGATCACCGGCGTCGAGCCGATGGTGGTGGCGGCGTCGGAGGACGCCAGGGACCAGAAGATCGCGGAGGCGGTGCGCGAGATCGTCGAGGCCCCGCAGTTCACCGACGACTATCTTTCCGATCTGCTCGACGCCCTCTCCAAGGGCTATTCGCTGGTAGAGACGATCTGGGACCGGCAGGGCGCGGAATGGTGGCCGATGGCCTACAAGTGGCGCGATCCCCGGCATTTCGTCATCGACCAGGTCGACGGCCGCACGCTCCGGATGAAGGACGGCATGTCGATGAGCGGCGTCGACTTGCCGCCCTTCGTCTTCTCGATCCACCGGCCGAAGCTGAAGTCCGGCCTGCCGGTGCGCGGCGGTCTGGCCCGGCTCGCCGCCTGGGCGTTCCTCTTCAAGTCCTACACGCTGAAGGACTGGATGGCCTTCCTCGAAGTCTACGGAATGCCGCTTCGCGTCGGCAAGTTCGGGCGCGGCTCCAGCCTCGACGATCGCCGCGTGCTGCTGGAGGCCGTCCGCGACATCTCGACCGACGCGGCGGCCATCATCCCGAAGGAGATGGAGATCGAGTTCGTCGAGGTTTCAGGCGGCACCGGCAACGGCCTGTTTTCCGCCAAGGCCGAGTATCTCGACAAGCAGGTGTCCAAGGGCGTGCTCGGTCAGACGATGTCCACCGACGACGGCGCGTCGCTCTCCCAGGCGCAGGTGCACGAGAACGTCCGCCACGACATCGCCCGCGCCGACGCGCGGCAGCTCGCCGCCACCGCTAACCGCGATCTGATCCGGCCCTTCGTCGATTTCAATTTCGGGCCGCAGGAGAAGTACCCGACGCTGGTCATCCCGATCACCGAGGCCGAGGACATCAAGGCCCTGTCGGAGGTGATCGCCAAGCTCGTTCCGCTCGGTCTGGAACTCTCCATGCCGAAGACGCGGGAGCGGCTCGGCTTCGAGGACCCCGACGAGGATGACGTGCTGCTGAAAGCGCCGGCCGCGCCGAAGCCGACGGTGAACGATCCGGATGATGGCGATGATGGTGAAGCCGATCCGAAAAAGCGGGCGGGGAAGAAGAAGCCGAAGCCCGGCGAGGAAGACGCCGCCACCGCGCGCCTTCAGCCGCGCTGCCCGCATTGCGGCGGCTTCCATGCGATCGCGGCCGAGGAGGCTGGCGAGCGGGATGAGCTGGACCTACTGGTTGAGGAAGCTCTCTCGGACTGGCAGACCGACCTCGCTCCGATGTTCGACCCGATCCGCGACGTGATCATGCGCTCGTCAAGCTACGACGAACTGATTGCCGGGCTGGATCGGCTGCCCCCTGCCGCTACCGCCGCTGCCCGCACGGCGATCGTCGAGCGCGTCGCTATGCTGATGATGAAGGCGCGTGGGCTCGGAGATACCGGCAAGGGACGCTGA